A region from the Lycium barbarum isolate Lr01 chromosome 8, ASM1917538v2, whole genome shotgun sequence genome encodes:
- the LOC132605500 gene encoding alpha carbonic anhydrase 4-like: protein MMAKTSFIPVVFTFLFLSSYTFCNAHDDNEVDDESKFTYLLGTTQGPENWGTLKPEWKLCETGIFQSPVNFRNKTVKITTRIQHLKPNYKTAPAVIMNRGHDIKLQWEGDAGGINIDGTEFKLQQCHWHTPSEHKVDGKCYAMEGHMVHQSADGRLAVVAIPFKIGTPNPFLDMLIRHVETVDDKGLKLGMVDPQQLGVKDEPFYRYIGSLTVPPCTEGILWNVLYQARTVSMEQMMALRNAVHDGFEANARPVQGLHKRPVYLAM, encoded by the exons ATGATGGCCAAGACAAGTTTCATCCCCGTTGTGTTTACATTTCTATTTCTTTCATCATACACCTTTTGCAATGCTCATGATGATAATGAAGttg ATGACGAGTCAAAATTCACTTACTTGCTGGGAACAACACAAGGACCAGAAAATTGGGGTACACTTAAACCAGAATGGAAATTATGTGAAACTGGAATATTTCAGTCTCCCGTTAATTTCCGTAACAAAACTGTGAAGATTACTACTCGTATCCAACATTTGAAACCAAATTACAAAACTGCACCTGCTGTTATCATGAACAGAGGTCATGATATCAAG TTGCAATGGGAAGGAGATGCAGGAGGTATCAACATTGACGGTACTGAGTTCAAATTACAACAATGTCACTGGCATACTCCTTCTGAGCATAAAGTTGATGGGAAATG CTATGCTATGGAGGGTCACATGGTTCACCAGAGTGCTGATGGCAGACTAGCTGTCGTTGCTATACCCTTCAAAATTGGAACACCTAACCCTTTCCTTGATATG TTAATACGTCACGTCGAGACAGTTGACGACAAGGGTTTGAAATTGGGAATGGTTGATCCTCAACAACTTGGGGTCAAAGATGAACCATTCTACAGATATATAGGTTCACTCACAGTTCCTCCATGCACAGAGGGTATCCTTTGGAACGTACTATATCAG GCAAGGACTGTTTCAATGGAACAAATGATGGCGCTGAGAAATGCTGTTCATGAT
- the LOC132607483 gene encoding protein FATTY ACID EXPORT 1, chloroplastic-like — protein sequence MSLAISQLSCFSSINRRLVQFHNRPLHPCSTFPLKVIAMNNDGRGTDESSLESRTTLSYATDSSKSLNGTSSNSYSAPEENVTGKEINEPVQEDSSSQPTKAAKIHDFCLGIPFGGLVFTGGLIGFIFSRNPATLSSGVLFGGAILSLSAISMKVWRQGKTSFPFILGQAVLAAALLWKNMQTFSMTGKLFPTGFFAAVSGAMFCFYSYVILSGGNPPPKKLKGSA from the exons ATGTCTTTGGCAATCTCTCAGCTTTCCTGTTTCTCTTCAATAAATCGCAGATTAGTACAGTTTCATAATCGACCATTACACCCATGTTCTACTTTTCCCCTAAAG GTAATTGCTATGAATAATGATGGGCGTGGCACGGATGAATCCAGTTTAGAGAGCAGGACCACTTTAAGTTATGCAACAGATTCATCGAAATCACTTAATGGGACTTCATCAAACTCATATTCTGCACCAGAAGAAAATGTTACTGGGAAAGAAATAAACGAGCCAGTGCAAGAGGACTCCAGCAGCCAGCCAACAAAGGCAGcaaaaattcatgatttttgtttAGGAATTCCCTTCG GTGGTCTTGTTTTCACGGGGGGACTCATTGGTTTTATTTTCTCAAGAAATCCTGCCACATTAAGCAGTGGTGTTCTTTTCGGAGGTGCAATATTGTCCCTTAGCGCCATTAGCATGAAGGTGTGGCGGCAAGGGAAAACTAGCTTTCCGTTCATATTGGGTCAAGCAG TACTTGCTGCGGCCCTTCTGTGGAAAAATATGCAGACCTTCTCAATG ACAGGAAAATTGTTCCCTACTGGCTTCTTTGCTGCCGTTAG TGGTGCAATGTTCTGCTTTTACTCTTATGTGATACTGTCTGGGGGTAATCCACCACCCAAGAAGTTGAAGGGATCTGCTTGA
- the LOC132607484 gene encoding DNA repair protein recA homolog 2, mitochondrial isoform X1, with protein MVPQFLRFIPSFSRSLSFSPLCKPQNGNAWRRMLSAYASSAEGEFDEIQDDTRASEKATALHSALSQLEGDFCKESMLSLQRFFGARRAPVIPTGSLRLDLALGVGGLPKGRIVEIYGQEASGKTTLALHVIREAQKLGGYCAYLDVENGMNPSIAEAIGVNVENLLVSQPDSAENLLSIVNTLTKSGSMDVIVVDSVAALVPQLELDATLCDSHKGLQSKIMTQALRKIHYSLCNSSTIIIFINQVRRSDKGLVRGSGRMDEVTCGGNALPFYAAIRLKTIRKQLLTTREKITGLGICVKVVKNKLAPAATEAELRIQYGRGFCIESEVLELACEREVILKGGGSYFIDGQVLNSRQDAEDYLASNGDILDKIVETLRNQLFVKNNGGKKAD; from the exons ATGGTGCCTCAATTTCTTCGTTTCATTCCCTCTTTCTCTCGTAGCCTTTCTTTTTCCCCTTTGTGCAAACCCCAG AATGGAAATGCTTGGAGAAGGATGTTGAGTGCTTATGCATCTTCAGCAG AAGGTGAATTTGATGAAATCCAAGATGACACCAGAGCATCAGAGAAAGCAACTGCACTGCATTCAGCCCTCTCACAGCTTGAAGGCGATTTTTGCAAAGAATCAATGTTGTCGTTGCAGCGATTCTTTGGTGCTAGACGTGCTCCTGTAATACCTACTGGCTCATTGAGGCTTGATCTAGCACTTGGGGTTGGAGGACTACCCAAG GGAAGAATTGTTGAAATTTATGGACAAGAAGCATCTGGGAAGACAACACTTGCCCTTCATGTAATTAGAGAGGCTCAAAAGCTTGGAG GTTATTGTGCATATCTGGATGTCGAAAACGGAATGAACCCCTCCATTGCCGAAGCAATAGGGGTTAATGTAGAAAATCTCCTTGTTTCACAGCCAGATTCTGCTGAGAATTTGCTGAGTATTGTCAATACCCTGACAAAAAGTGGATCCATGGATGTAATCGTGGTCGATAGT GTGGCAGCTCTTGTTCCCCAACTTGAGCTTGATGCTACTTTATGTGACTCTCATAAAGGCTTGCAATCAAAGATTATGACACAAGCACTACGTAAAATTCATTATTCGTTATGCAACTCTAGCACAATAATTATATTCATTAATCAG GTAAGAAGATCTGACAAAGGATTAGTTCGAGGCTCTGGGCGTATGGACGAAGTAACTTGTGGTGGAAATGCTTTGCCTTTTTATGCTGCCATACGGCTTAAAACGATTAGAAAACAATTGCTTACAACTAGGGAAAAG ATTACTGGTCTTGGGATCTGTGTAAAAGTGGTTAAAAATAAGCTAGCTCCTGCAGCAACAGAAGCTGAACTGAGGATACAGTACGGAAGAGGCTTTTGCATCGAGTCTGAGGTTTTGGAATTGGCTTGTGAACGTGAAGTCATTCTGAAAGGAGGAGGAAGCTACTTCATAGATGGACAGGTTTTAAATAGTAGACAGGATGCTGAAGATTATCTAGCTTCCAATGGTGACATTTTAGACAAGATAGTCGAAACTTTAAGAAATCAGCTATTTGTGAAAAATAATGGAGGTAAAAAAGCTGATTAG
- the LOC132607484 gene encoding DNA repair protein recA homolog 2, mitochondrial isoform X2 — translation MVPQFLRFIPSFSRSLSFSPLCKPQNGNAWRRMLSAYASSAGEFDEIQDDTRASEKATALHSALSQLEGDFCKESMLSLQRFFGARRAPVIPTGSLRLDLALGVGGLPKGRIVEIYGQEASGKTTLALHVIREAQKLGGYCAYLDVENGMNPSIAEAIGVNVENLLVSQPDSAENLLSIVNTLTKSGSMDVIVVDSVAALVPQLELDATLCDSHKGLQSKIMTQALRKIHYSLCNSSTIIIFINQVRRSDKGLVRGSGRMDEVTCGGNALPFYAAIRLKTIRKQLLTTREKITGLGICVKVVKNKLAPAATEAELRIQYGRGFCIESEVLELACEREVILKGGGSYFIDGQVLNSRQDAEDYLASNGDILDKIVETLRNQLFVKNNGGKKAD, via the exons ATGGTGCCTCAATTTCTTCGTTTCATTCCCTCTTTCTCTCGTAGCCTTTCTTTTTCCCCTTTGTGCAAACCCCAG AATGGAAATGCTTGGAGAAGGATGTTGAGTGCTTATGCATCTTCAGCAG GTGAATTTGATGAAATCCAAGATGACACCAGAGCATCAGAGAAAGCAACTGCACTGCATTCAGCCCTCTCACAGCTTGAAGGCGATTTTTGCAAAGAATCAATGTTGTCGTTGCAGCGATTCTTTGGTGCTAGACGTGCTCCTGTAATACCTACTGGCTCATTGAGGCTTGATCTAGCACTTGGGGTTGGAGGACTACCCAAG GGAAGAATTGTTGAAATTTATGGACAAGAAGCATCTGGGAAGACAACACTTGCCCTTCATGTAATTAGAGAGGCTCAAAAGCTTGGAG GTTATTGTGCATATCTGGATGTCGAAAACGGAATGAACCCCTCCATTGCCGAAGCAATAGGGGTTAATGTAGAAAATCTCCTTGTTTCACAGCCAGATTCTGCTGAGAATTTGCTGAGTATTGTCAATACCCTGACAAAAAGTGGATCCATGGATGTAATCGTGGTCGATAGT GTGGCAGCTCTTGTTCCCCAACTTGAGCTTGATGCTACTTTATGTGACTCTCATAAAGGCTTGCAATCAAAGATTATGACACAAGCACTACGTAAAATTCATTATTCGTTATGCAACTCTAGCACAATAATTATATTCATTAATCAG GTAAGAAGATCTGACAAAGGATTAGTTCGAGGCTCTGGGCGTATGGACGAAGTAACTTGTGGTGGAAATGCTTTGCCTTTTTATGCTGCCATACGGCTTAAAACGATTAGAAAACAATTGCTTACAACTAGGGAAAAG ATTACTGGTCTTGGGATCTGTGTAAAAGTGGTTAAAAATAAGCTAGCTCCTGCAGCAACAGAAGCTGAACTGAGGATACAGTACGGAAGAGGCTTTTGCATCGAGTCTGAGGTTTTGGAATTGGCTTGTGAACGTGAAGTCATTCTGAAAGGAGGAGGAAGCTACTTCATAGATGGACAGGTTTTAAATAGTAGACAGGATGCTGAAGATTATCTAGCTTCCAATGGTGACATTTTAGACAAGATAGTCGAAACTTTAAGAAATCAGCTATTTGTGAAAAATAATGGAGGTAAAAAAGCTGATTAG
- the LOC132607484 gene encoding DNA repair protein recA homolog 2, mitochondrial isoform X3 codes for MALLYKEGEFDEIQDDTRASEKATALHSALSQLEGDFCKESMLSLQRFFGARRAPVIPTGSLRLDLALGVGGLPKGRIVEIYGQEASGKTTLALHVIREAQKLGGYCAYLDVENGMNPSIAEAIGVNVENLLVSQPDSAENLLSIVNTLTKSGSMDVIVVDSVAALVPQLELDATLCDSHKGLQSKIMTQALRKIHYSLCNSSTIIIFINQVRRSDKGLVRGSGRMDEVTCGGNALPFYAAIRLKTIRKQLLTTREKITGLGICVKVVKNKLAPAATEAELRIQYGRGFCIESEVLELACEREVILKGGGSYFIDGQVLNSRQDAEDYLASNGDILDKIVETLRNQLFVKNNGGKKAD; via the exons ATGGCGTTGTTGTATAAGG AAGGTGAATTTGATGAAATCCAAGATGACACCAGAGCATCAGAGAAAGCAACTGCACTGCATTCAGCCCTCTCACAGCTTGAAGGCGATTTTTGCAAAGAATCAATGTTGTCGTTGCAGCGATTCTTTGGTGCTAGACGTGCTCCTGTAATACCTACTGGCTCATTGAGGCTTGATCTAGCACTTGGGGTTGGAGGACTACCCAAG GGAAGAATTGTTGAAATTTATGGACAAGAAGCATCTGGGAAGACAACACTTGCCCTTCATGTAATTAGAGAGGCTCAAAAGCTTGGAG GTTATTGTGCATATCTGGATGTCGAAAACGGAATGAACCCCTCCATTGCCGAAGCAATAGGGGTTAATGTAGAAAATCTCCTTGTTTCACAGCCAGATTCTGCTGAGAATTTGCTGAGTATTGTCAATACCCTGACAAAAAGTGGATCCATGGATGTAATCGTGGTCGATAGT GTGGCAGCTCTTGTTCCCCAACTTGAGCTTGATGCTACTTTATGTGACTCTCATAAAGGCTTGCAATCAAAGATTATGACACAAGCACTACGTAAAATTCATTATTCGTTATGCAACTCTAGCACAATAATTATATTCATTAATCAG GTAAGAAGATCTGACAAAGGATTAGTTCGAGGCTCTGGGCGTATGGACGAAGTAACTTGTGGTGGAAATGCTTTGCCTTTTTATGCTGCCATACGGCTTAAAACGATTAGAAAACAATTGCTTACAACTAGGGAAAAG ATTACTGGTCTTGGGATCTGTGTAAAAGTGGTTAAAAATAAGCTAGCTCCTGCAGCAACAGAAGCTGAACTGAGGATACAGTACGGAAGAGGCTTTTGCATCGAGTCTGAGGTTTTGGAATTGGCTTGTGAACGTGAAGTCATTCTGAAAGGAGGAGGAAGCTACTTCATAGATGGACAGGTTTTAAATAGTAGACAGGATGCTGAAGATTATCTAGCTTCCAATGGTGACATTTTAGACAAGATAGTCGAAACTTTAAGAAATCAGCTATTTGTGAAAAATAATGGAGGTAAAAAAGCTGATTAG
- the LOC132607485 gene encoding protein IQ-DOMAIN 12-like yields MGKRRNWFTFVKRFFIPETEPTADQKKPKRWKCCFMRRFKLRKCPAITSAPQQTSADAKETPQQTLTEAKEQQRKHALAVAIATAAAAEVAVAAANAAADVIRLTNPPNEFRRKRKQAAIRIQSAYRAHLAKKALSALKGLVKLQAVIRGEIVRKRLTAKLKCMLPLQKSKTRVYQIRLPYFEDYHDNNDKKLINSPRESMKSKDLKLKCKSLRAWNFNLASEQDSEALWSRREEAIDKREHLMKYSFSHRERRNDQTLQEVLTRQQNRRTCRFDQLAEIEAPRKAGLFDKLRSFTDSNIPLGDMNGMTQLQVRKTHRADCIEDLHSPSSLPRRSFSNAKQKSNIDVNSLPNSPIFPTYMAATESTKAKTRSMSTPKQHLRFDETYSGQCSPYNLKISSWRSFNGETSDSTRKSRTSSR; encoded by the exons ATGGGAAAGAGAAGAAACTGGTTCACCTTTGTCAAAAGATTTTTCATTCCTGAGACAGAACCAACAGCCGATCAAAAG aaaccAAAGAGATGGAAATGTTGCTTTATGAGAAGGTTCAAGTTGAGGAAATGTCCTGCCATAACATCAGCACCTCAGCAAACATCAGCTGATGCGAAAGAAACACCTCAGCAAACTTTAACTGAGGCGAAAGAACAGCAAAGAAAACATGCTTTGGCAGTTGCTATAGCAACAGCAGCAGCTGCTGAGGTTGCTGTAGCTGCTGCCAATGCTGCTGCTGATGTTATCCGTCTAACGAATCCTCCAAATGAATTCAGAAGGAAACGAAAACAAGCTGCCATTAGAATCCAAAGTGCTTATCGTGCCCACCTG GCCAAGAAAGCATTAAGTGCTTTAAAGGGTCTTGTGAAGCTCCAAGCAGTGATTAGAGGTGAAATTGTGAGAAAAAGACTCACTGCCAAATTGAAGTGCATGTTGCCACTTCAAAAGTCAAAAACAAGAGTTTATCAAATTAGACTCCCTTACTTTGAAGATTATCATGACAATAATGACAAGAAACTCATCAATAGCCCCAGGGAAAGTATGAAATCTAAAGACCTAAAG CTTAAATGCAAGAGCCTAAGGGCTTGGAATTTCAACTTGGCTTCAGAACAAGACAGTGAAGCCTTGTGGTCAAGAAGGGAAGAAGCCATTGACAAAAGAGAGCATTTGATGAAATACTCGTTTTCACATCGG GAGAGAAGAAACGATCAAACTTTACAAGAAGTATTAACCAGACAGCAAAACAGAAGAACCTGCAGGTTTGATCAGTTGGCAGAAATTGAGGCACCAAGAAAAGCAGGCTTATTTGATAAATTGAGATCATTTACAGACTCAAATATTCCTTTAGGTGACATGAATGGGATGACGCAACTTCAAGTGAGAAAAACGCATCGAGCAGATTGCATCGAGGACCTACATTCTCCTTCTTCACTCCCAAGAAGATCATTTTCTAATGCAAAACAGAAGTCAAATATTGATGTTAACTCTTTACCAAATTCTCCTATATTTCCTACTTACATGGCTGCCACAGAATCTACAAAGGCAAAAACAAGGTCGATGAGCACACCCAAGCAACACCTAAGGTTTGACGAGACATATTCGGGTCAATGTTCTCCTTATAACCTCAAAATTTCTTCTTGGAGATCTTTTAACGGTGAAACGAGTGACAGTACCAGAAAGAGCAGAACTTCTAGCAGATAG